In Myxococcus fulvus, one genomic interval encodes:
- a CDS encoding AraC family transcriptional regulator has protein sequence MPETRATDMALRGELERLTHLALRLVPPSPQGTPRMVTPRRGLHVLRQQAPTEFEATLYEPMLCLILQGKKEMTFGERTYRLGAGACALVSHDLPILSRIREAPYLVVLLNIDVDVLRGLHEDVGDLAVRDEGHALEVHRAEAHLLDAVGRYLALSESEMDARVLASMRLKELHYRLLTSPLGPMLRSLLRYDSHASAISRAIALLRRDFRSPVVVEELARAVGMSVSSFHAHFKNVTSSSPLQYQKSLRLLEARRRLVTGAATVTTAAFDVGYESPSQFSREYARKFGNPPSHDVAKGAKIATGQER, from the coding sequence GTGCCCGAGACCCGAGCAACCGACATGGCGCTCCGAGGAGAGCTCGAACGCTTGACCCACCTGGCGCTGCGGCTCGTTCCACCTTCGCCACAAGGCACACCACGGATGGTGACTCCAAGGCGAGGGCTCCATGTCCTGCGCCAGCAGGCTCCCACCGAATTCGAGGCGACCCTCTACGAGCCAATGCTCTGCCTGATTCTCCAGGGCAAGAAGGAGATGACGTTCGGCGAGCGCACGTATCGGCTCGGCGCCGGCGCGTGCGCGTTGGTCAGTCACGACCTGCCCATCCTCTCTCGCATCCGAGAGGCGCCCTATCTGGTGGTGCTTCTCAACATCGACGTCGACGTGCTGCGCGGCCTCCACGAAGACGTCGGAGATCTCGCGGTGCGGGATGAGGGCCATGCGCTCGAGGTTCATCGCGCGGAGGCGCACCTCCTCGACGCCGTTGGTCGCTACCTCGCGCTCTCCGAATCGGAGATGGACGCACGAGTGCTCGCCTCGATGCGCCTCAAGGAACTCCATTATCGCCTGCTGACTTCGCCGCTCGGGCCCATGCTTCGAAGCCTGCTTCGGTACGACAGCCACGCGAGCGCGATTTCGCGCGCCATCGCGCTCTTGCGACGCGACTTCCGCTCCCCGGTGGTCGTCGAGGAGTTGGCGCGCGCGGTTGGAATGAGCGTTTCTTCCTTCCACGCGCACTTCAAGAACGTCACGTCGTCGTCGCCTCTTCAGTACCAAAAAAGCCTGCGCCTGCTCGAAGCGCGAAGGCGTCTCGTCACTGGCGCCGCGACAGTCACCACTGCCGCCTTTGACGTGGGCTATGAGAGCCCCTCACAGTTCAGTCGGGAGTACGCA